One stretch of Pomacea canaliculata isolate SZHN2017 linkage group LG1, ASM307304v1, whole genome shotgun sequence DNA includes these proteins:
- the LOC112573692 gene encoding uncharacterized protein LOC112573692, whose translation MRPRCRHLTWAVVLLMLTVVYYLDKGKSNSSATFRRTSNCFFKETKAVTRQETTLMTGQPSVFSWWSEVPRNPAFTSSASETCARFSDVATHRTCVERQERVRAYCVERFRDQLNDKAGNNDTDDTERYLAAGDALDDDTYRSVDVLSYEAGSTLLLFCSVHKVASTYWLRVFRFLHNDTNGREVRTPQSISKHETHLAPFTSSRALALDYVTRRLHPGLQDFRCMFVREPYHRLWAVYVDKFVLPDNFFWSHHAWQIKKMFGFPVMAKATTPGTSPCFNVSFEEFVRYAVKTSPRWPGPNDDHVTPAARLCDPCTLKPHFIGHFETLAHDAHQLLQQFSLTDLDPESDFKLHVLNNMHTVTQFVYETVVEQRHFRHCVTDFDLQDRLLRAFILNGYLPPHAAEVRHLAALRSVGELVAMMQELFTSFNRTEAEVRAQRDSHLRQSYRALPVDLLHAVRTYYRDDFQAFGYDPQPADIFQP comes from the exons ATGAGGCCCAGGTGCAGACACCTGACGTGGGCAGTTGTGCTGCTGATGCTGACTGTGGTGTACTATCTGGACAAGG GAAAGTCTAACTCTTCAGCCACCTTCAGACGAACTTCGAACTGCTTCTTTAAAGAG ACCAAGGCCGTTACAAGACAAGAAACAACCTTGATGACTGGCCAGCCCAGCGTGTTCAGCTGGTGGAGCGAGGTCCCGAGAAATCCTGCGTTTACCTCTTCCGCCTCCGAGACGTGTGCGAGATTTTCCGACGTTGCCACGCATCGCACGTGCGTTGAGCGCCAAGAGAGGGTCAGAGCTTACTGTGTCGAGAGGTTCCGTGACCAGCTCAACGACAAAGCTGGCAACAACGACACCGACGACACTGAACGATACCTAGCGGCTGGCGATGCTCTTGATGACGATACTTATCGCTCCGTCGACGTCCTCTCGTATGAGGCGGGCTCCACGCTGCTTCTGTTCTGCAGCGTCCACAAGGTTGCCTCCACCTACTGGCTGCGAGTCTTTCGCTTCCTGCACAACGACACGAACGGACGTGAGGTCAGGACCCCCCAGTCCATCAGCAAGCACGAGACTCACCTGGCACCCTTCACCTCTTCCCGCGCCCTCGCCTTGGATTACGTCACGCGAAGGCTCCATCCAGGTCTTCAGGACTTCCGGTGTATGTTCGTGCGCGAACCTTACCACCGCTTGTGGGCTGTGTACGTGGACAAGTTCGTCTTGCCCGACAACTTCTTCTGGTCCCATCACGCCTGGCAGATTAAGAAAATGTTCGGGTTTCCGGTCATGGCCAAAGCAACTACTCCAGGGACTTCACCTTGCTTCAACGTCTCCTTCGAAGAATTTGTCCGCTACGCTGTGAAGACATCGCCCCGCTGGCCGGGTCCTAACGAcgatcacgtgacaccagcTGCGCGTCTCTGTGACCCCTGCACCCTGAAACCTCACTTCATCGGACATTTTGAAACATTGGCCCATGATGCTCACCAACTTCTTCAGCAGTTCTCACTCACAGACCTTGACCCTGAGAGTGACTTTAAGCTGCACGTGCTGAACAACATGCACACCGTGACGCAGTTCGTCTATGAGACGGTAGTAGAgcaacgtcacttccgccacTGCGTCACTGACTTCGACCTTCAGGACCGTCTCTTGCGAGCATTCATCCTCAACGGTTATCTCCCACCGCATGCTGCGGAAGTCCGCCACTTGGCGGCGCTGCGGTCGGTCGGTGAGCTGGTAGCCATGATGCAAGAACTGTTCACATCGTTCAACCGCACGGAGGCTGAGGTGAGGGCACAGAGAGACTCGCACCTGCGACAGTCCTACAGAGCGTTACCTGTAGACCTGCTGCATGCAGTCCGCACCTACTACAGGGACGACTTTCAGGCTTTTGGCTACGACCCACAGCCAGCCGACATATTTCAGCCTTGA
- the LOC112573703 gene encoding uncharacterized protein LOC112573703, producing MATEEYVRQQQQVTCMSFARQHVKRELWSYFALAGLFFIYLGAIIIVYAVKGVFSAHAAMTFCGVFLAGAGAVNLIASCVFYRHHRHHHQSLSCLSDKDEEAKASSKSPAPRERSRLQGPNLPVFLTPSLRSTRSLLPEILETRPRNIACCSCMSPHASQSASPTGTGRTSRSQ from the exons ATGGCGACGGAGGAGTACGtcagacagcagcagcaggtgacGTGCATGTCTTTTGCCCGTCAGCACGTCAAGCGCGAGCTGTGGTCGTACTTTGCACTGGCAGGGCTCTTCTTCATCTACCTGGgcgccatcatcatcgtctacGCCGTCAAAGGAGTCTTTTCTGCCCATGCCGCCATGACGTTCTGCGGAGTGTTCCTGGCGGGGGCAGGGGCCGTGAACCTCATCGCCTCCTGCGTCTTCTATCGTCACCATCGACACCACCACCAGTCCCTCAGCTGCCTTAGCGACAAGGACGAGGAGGCGAAGGCCTCTTCCAAGTCGCCGGCGCCCAGAGAGAGGAGTCGGCTTCAGGGACCCAACCTCCCGGTCTTCCTGACCCCGAGTTTGCGAAGTACGCGGAGTTTGCTACCAGAGATACTCGAGACGAGGCCAAGAAATATCGCATGCTGCAGCTGTATGAGCCCACACGCATCACAATCAGCTTCGCCCACGG GTACTGGACGGACCAGCAGAAGTCAGTAG